One Vicinamibacterales bacterium DNA window includes the following coding sequences:
- a CDS encoding sugar transferase, producing MLKRAFDATLAASGLIASAPLWAFFAALIKLEDGGPVFFRQERVGLNGRVFDALKFRSMRPDAEAASGAVQASEHDPRVTRAGRWMRVTAMDELPQLWNILRGDMSFVGPRALRPGEIESEGDGRLVALEDVPGFEYRIRVRPGLTGLAQVYARRDLPRRQKFRYDRLYVETRTWTGDLRLILLSFWISVLGRWEVRGRKF from the coding sequence TTGCTGAAGCGCGCCTTCGACGCCACGCTCGCCGCGAGCGGACTGATCGCCTCGGCTCCCCTGTGGGCATTCTTTGCGGCGCTGATCAAGCTCGAAGACGGCGGCCCGGTGTTTTTCCGGCAGGAGCGGGTCGGACTGAACGGGCGCGTGTTCGACGCCCTCAAGTTCCGCTCGATGCGTCCCGACGCGGAAGCGGCCAGCGGCGCGGTTCAGGCGAGCGAGCACGATCCGCGCGTCACGCGGGCCGGACGCTGGATGCGCGTCACCGCGATGGACGAACTGCCGCAGCTCTGGAACATCCTGCGCGGCGACATGAGTTTCGTCGGGCCGCGCGCGCTCCGGCCCGGCGAAATCGAGAGCGAGGGGGACGGACGGCTGGTGGCGCTCGAGGACGTGCCAGGGTTCGAGTATCGGATCCGGGTCCGCCCGGGTCTGACCGGGCTGGCGCAGGTGTACGCGCGCCGCGATCTGCCGCGGCGCCAGAAGTTCCGCTACGATCGTCTCTACGTCGAGACGCGCACCTGGACGGGCGACCTCAGATTGATTCTCCTGTCGTTTTGGATTAGCGTGCTGGGCAGATGGGAAGTGCGTGGGCGCAAATTCTGA
- a CDS encoding glycosyltransferase: protein MRVLHVGKFYPPHHGGMERVLETVCRVSQGLVESAVLVTNASRDTVEEVIDGVEVTRVGTIGAAGSVHVAPAFVTALRRARADLMILHEPNPWALLSYTLARPRIPLAIWYHSDVVRPPAQYAALYAPVAHTAYTRARCFIVSSPPLAAHAAALRRYQDRVRVIPFGIDPSPWRGPVDPGRPRTPFVLFAGRHVDYKGVDVLLSALAGTSIDAIIAGDGPRRAAWEARARELGLAGRVTFPGEITDGELRRLMQTCEAFVLPSVTRAEAFGYVQLEAMAAGKPVISTDVQSGVSWVNQDGRTGLVVKAGDAAALGAAIARLASDPDLRARLGAAGRARVDEEFTLERLRGRLGRFYEEMQVRQGEAGC, encoded by the coding sequence GTGAGAGTCCTGCACGTCGGCAAGTTCTATCCGCCGCACCACGGCGGGATGGAGCGCGTGCTCGAAACGGTCTGCCGCGTCAGCCAGGGGCTGGTCGAGAGCGCCGTGCTGGTGACCAATGCGTCGCGCGACACCGTCGAAGAGGTGATCGACGGCGTGGAGGTGACACGCGTCGGCACGATCGGGGCGGCCGGCTCGGTACATGTCGCGCCGGCGTTCGTGACGGCGCTGCGACGGGCCAGGGCGGACCTGATGATCCTGCACGAACCCAACCCCTGGGCGCTGCTGTCGTACACGCTGGCGCGACCGCGCATCCCGCTCGCGATCTGGTATCACAGCGACGTCGTCCGTCCCCCGGCGCAGTACGCGGCGCTCTATGCGCCGGTCGCGCATACCGCCTACACGCGGGCGCGGTGCTTCATCGTGTCGTCGCCACCGCTGGCGGCGCACGCCGCCGCGCTGCGTCGCTATCAGGACCGCGTCCGGGTGATCCCGTTCGGCATCGACCCGTCGCCGTGGCGCGGCCCCGTCGACCCCGGCCGTCCGCGGACGCCGTTCGTGCTCTTTGCCGGCCGGCACGTCGACTACAAGGGAGTGGACGTGCTGCTGTCGGCGCTGGCGGGGACGTCTATCGACGCTATTATCGCGGGCGACGGCCCGCGGCGCGCTGCCTGGGAAGCGCGCGCCCGTGAGCTGGGCCTCGCCGGGCGCGTCACCTTTCCTGGAGAGATTACCGACGGCGAGCTGCGACGGCTGATGCAGACCTGCGAGGCGTTCGTGCTGCCCTCGGTCACCAGGGCGGAGGCGTTTGGCTACGTCCAGCTCGAGGCCATGGCGGCGGGCAAGCCGGTGATCAGCACCGATGTCCAGAGCGGCGTCTCGTGGGTGAATCAGGACGGCCGCACCGGCCTCGTCGTCAAGGCGGGGGACGCGGCGGCGCTCGGCGCCGCGATCGCACGGCTGGCGTCGGATCCAGATCTGCGGGCGCGGCTCGGCGCCGCCGGACGCGCGCGGGTTGACGAGGAATTCACGCTCGAACGGCTGCGGGGCCGTCTCGGCCGGTTCTACGAGGAGATGCAGGTCCGCCAGGGTGAGGCCGGTTGCTGA
- a CDS encoding glycosyltransferase family 1 protein, whose product MSGRLRVAVIADYAEEQWPSMDLVADMIMAHLAAEHAASIEATLVRPAMPRRLSRLSDRAGAFDRVLARFVDYPRALGRLRGRFDVYHIVDHSYAHLVHRLPGDRTIVTCHDLDAFRSVLEPRDEPRSYVYRLLARRILSGLRSAAHIACVSEATRLALVSLAGIPESRLTVVPNGTDAGRYTEGNAAADVEAARLLGPKRGVELLHVGSTIPRKRIDVLLQVFAGVRRQRPDVRLTRVGGPFTADQRVQARTLGIGDAITVLPFVDRATLAAVYRRSALALLTSDREGFGLPIVEALASGTPMIVSDIPALREVGGAAVAYRPVAAADAWVEAVLALLDERQRDEAAWERRRADGRIRAAEFSWSVHTAQLAQLYRGLAAGARAPEGGS is encoded by the coding sequence ATGAGCGGCCGGCTGCGCGTCGCGGTGATCGCCGACTACGCGGAAGAGCAGTGGCCGAGCATGGACCTGGTCGCCGACATGATCATGGCGCACCTCGCGGCGGAACACGCCGCGTCGATCGAGGCCACGCTGGTCAGGCCGGCGATGCCGCGGCGGCTGAGCCGTCTGTCGGACCGGGCGGGCGCCTTCGACCGTGTGCTGGCGCGGTTCGTCGACTATCCCAGGGCGCTCGGCCGCCTGCGCGGGCGATTCGACGTCTACCACATCGTCGACCACAGCTACGCGCATCTGGTCCACCGTCTCCCAGGCGACCGGACGATCGTCACCTGCCACGATCTCGACGCGTTTCGATCCGTCCTGGAGCCGCGCGACGAGCCGCGGTCCTACGTGTATCGGCTGCTGGCGCGGCGAATCCTGTCCGGTCTGCGCAGCGCCGCGCACATCGCCTGCGTCAGCGAGGCGACCCGGCTGGCGCTGGTCAGCCTGGCCGGCATCCCCGAATCGCGGCTCACGGTCGTTCCCAACGGGACCGACGCGGGGCGCTACACCGAGGGGAACGCCGCCGCGGATGTCGAGGCGGCCCGGCTCCTCGGTCCGAAGCGAGGCGTCGAACTGCTGCACGTCGGCAGCACGATCCCGCGCAAGCGGATCGACGTGCTGCTGCAGGTGTTCGCGGGCGTCCGTCGGCAGCGACCGGACGTCCGCCTGACGCGGGTCGGCGGCCCGTTCACCGCCGATCAGCGCGTGCAGGCTCGGACGCTCGGAATCGGCGACGCCATCACGGTGCTGCCCTTCGTCGATCGCGCCACGCTGGCGGCGGTCTACCGGCGAAGCGCGCTGGCGCTGTTGACCTCGGACCGCGAGGGTTTCGGGCTGCCGATCGTCGAGGCGTTGGCCAGCGGGACGCCGATGATCGTGAGCGACATCCCGGCGCTGCGCGAGGTCGGCGGCGCGGCGGTGGCCTACCGTCCGGTGGCCGCCGCCGACGCCTGGGTCGAGGCAGTGCTCGCGCTGCTCGACGAGCGCCAGCGCGACGAGGCGGCGTGGGAACGGCGCCGGGCGGACGGCCGTATCCGCGCCGCCGAGTTCAGCTGGTCGGTCCATACCGCGCAGCTGGCGCAGCTCTATCGCGGGCTGGCCGCCGGCGCGCGCGCGCCGGAAGGCGGATCGTGA
- a CDS encoding glycosyltransferase family 4 protein, whose amino-acid sequence MKRLLTIGHSYVVAANRQLAHHLALAGRGEWEVTAVAPARYRGDLRTIEVESIAGEACTLRTVPVRMDRVPHVMSYGGDLGPILAADWDVVHCWEEPYTRSAAQVARGVAPRAKVVFASFQNISKRYPWPLRAYERETMSRASGWIAFGETVRAALADRPGYRDTAARVIPPGVDLDRFRPDTGAGCDVRRRLGWPADAFVVGYLGRFVEAKGLQTIIDAVPGSHPEWRALFVGGGELEASLRSFSDRHPGRVQVQTGIPHADVPAWLNTMSVLCAPSRTTPRWREQFGRMLIEAMACGVPVIASDSGEMPFVVGDAGVVAPEADAGAWRRAIERLGADAGARRDCAARGLARAREQYAWPIVAERHLAFFDEVLTI is encoded by the coding sequence ATGAAGCGGCTGCTCACGATCGGTCATTCGTACGTCGTCGCCGCGAACCGGCAGCTGGCCCATCATCTGGCGCTGGCGGGGCGCGGCGAGTGGGAGGTGACAGCCGTGGCGCCGGCGCGATATCGCGGCGACCTCCGCACGATCGAGGTCGAGTCGATCGCCGGCGAGGCATGCACGCTCCGCACCGTGCCGGTGCGGATGGATCGAGTGCCGCACGTGATGTCGTATGGCGGTGACCTCGGGCCGATTCTTGCCGCCGACTGGGACGTCGTGCACTGCTGGGAAGAACCCTATACGCGATCGGCCGCCCAGGTGGCGCGCGGCGTCGCGCCCCGTGCCAAGGTCGTGTTCGCCAGCTTCCAGAACATCTCGAAGCGGTACCCGTGGCCGCTTCGCGCCTATGAGCGCGAGACGATGAGCCGGGCGAGCGGCTGGATCGCGTTCGGCGAAACCGTCCGGGCCGCGCTGGCCGACCGGCCCGGATATCGCGACACGGCGGCGAGAGTCATTCCGCCGGGTGTCGATCTCGATCGGTTCCGGCCCGACACCGGAGCCGGATGCGACGTCCGGCGCCGGCTCGGATGGCCGGCCGACGCGTTCGTCGTCGGATACCTCGGCCGCTTCGTCGAAGCGAAAGGCCTTCAGACCATCATCGACGCCGTTCCCGGCTCGCATCCGGAATGGCGCGCGCTGTTCGTGGGCGGCGGTGAGCTCGAGGCGTCGCTGCGATCGTTCTCCGATCGGCATCCCGGCCGCGTGCAGGTGCAGACCGGCATTCCGCATGCCGACGTGCCCGCCTGGCTCAACACGATGAGCGTGCTCTGCGCGCCGAGTCGCACGACGCCGCGCTGGCGGGAGCAGTTCGGACGAATGCTGATCGAGGCGATGGCGTGCGGCGTCCCGGTGATCGCGAGCGACAGCGGCGAGATGCCGTTCGTGGTCGGCGATGCCGGCGTCGTCGCGCCCGAAGCGGACGCGGGCGCGTGGCGGCGGGCGATCGAACGGCTCGGGGCCGATGCGGGCGCCCGCCGGGACTGCGCCGCGCGTGGCCTGGCGCGCGCGCGTGAGCAGTATGCGTGGCCGATCGTGGCCGAGCGGCATCTTGCGTTCTTCGACGAGGTTCTGACCATATGA
- a CDS encoding class I SAM-dependent methyltransferase, with protein MSLETMARRTVASLPPGIRWRTRNAVALVRWLRLRGAADTAYGEDFWALHDSGDWDGFAATIGRFCTPASIVDVGCGDAKLLAAMRRRQALLPMLGIDSSRTALDRAAAAGVPVLCHDIASMRAANLDTLRARVSPFDVAVSLETAEHLPPWAARRFVETLARVRLVVFSAAHPGQGGTLHLNERPHAYWRARFATLGYRLSASDEAFRAAIAALDLPSWYRANVHLYERGA; from the coding sequence ATGAGTCTCGAGACGATGGCGCGGCGAACGGTCGCGTCGCTGCCGCCCGGCATACGCTGGCGGACACGCAATGCGGTCGCGCTGGTGCGCTGGCTGCGGCTGCGCGGCGCCGCCGACACGGCGTATGGCGAAGACTTCTGGGCGCTGCACGACAGCGGCGACTGGGACGGCTTCGCCGCGACGATCGGCCGCTTCTGCACGCCGGCGTCGATCGTCGACGTCGGCTGCGGCGACGCGAAGCTGCTCGCGGCGATGCGGCGGCGGCAGGCCTTGCTGCCGATGCTCGGCATCGACAGTTCGCGCACCGCGCTCGATCGCGCGGCCGCGGCCGGCGTGCCGGTGTTGTGCCACGACATCGCGTCGATGCGCGCCGCGAACCTGGATACGCTGCGCGCGCGCGTCTCGCCGTTCGACGTCGCCGTGTCGCTCGAAACCGCCGAGCACCTTCCTCCGTGGGCGGCGCGGCGATTCGTCGAGACGCTGGCGCGCGTGCGCCTCGTCGTCTTTTCGGCGGCGCATCCCGGGCAAGGGGGCACGCTGCACCTCAACGAGCGGCCGCACGCCTACTGGCGCGCGCGGTTCGCGACGCTGGGCTACCGGCTATCGGCATCCGACGAGGCGTTCCGCGCGGCGATCGCGGCACTCGACCTGCCGTCGTGGTACCGCGCGAACGTGCACCTCTACGAGCGCGGCGCATGA
- a CDS encoding glycosyltransferase: MTPRLSIGVTTRNRPDALARCLASLDALQPLAPEVLVFDDGSDPRATATLPVRIIRDAACPGYIVGRNRLVREAAAPFVLLLDDDTRVISAASVERALTVLERDARAGAVGFAQAEADGRPWPAAMQPAKADYACVVASFIGFAHLLRRDLFLRLGGYRESFVFYGEEKEFCLRLIDAGCHTVYLPDALVSHLPDTAGRSQSRYLRFVSRNDCLNALYNDPLPRVLWTLPARFLLYFRMRRGWGIRDPWGWLWLMREVARVAMQSSFKRTPVSRATIKAWRARRLDPPRYDLPVKA, from the coding sequence ATGACGCCGCGTCTGTCCATCGGCGTGACCACACGCAATCGTCCTGACGCCCTGGCGCGGTGTCTGGCGTCGCTCGACGCATTGCAGCCGCTCGCCCCGGAGGTGCTGGTGTTCGACGACGGCTCCGACCCGCGGGCCACGGCGACGCTTCCGGTCCGGATCATCCGGGACGCCGCCTGTCCCGGCTACATCGTCGGCCGCAATCGGCTCGTCCGCGAAGCGGCGGCGCCGTTTGTGCTGCTGCTCGACGACGACACCCGGGTGATCTCGGCGGCCAGCGTCGAGCGGGCGCTGACGGTGCTCGAGCGCGATGCCCGCGCCGGTGCCGTCGGGTTCGCGCAGGCGGAGGCGGACGGGCGCCCGTGGCCGGCCGCGATGCAGCCGGCGAAGGCCGACTACGCGTGCGTCGTCGCGAGCTTCATCGGCTTCGCGCACCTGCTCAGGCGCGACCTGTTCCTGCGACTCGGCGGCTACCGCGAGAGCTTCGTGTTCTACGGCGAGGAGAAGGAATTCTGCCTTCGCCTAATCGACGCGGGCTGCCACACCGTGTACCTGCCCGACGCACTCGTCAGTCATCTTCCCGACACAGCCGGACGGAGCCAGTCTCGGTACCTGCGGTTCGTGTCGCGCAACGACTGTCTGAACGCGCTCTACAACGACCCGCTGCCGCGCGTCCTGTGGACGCTGCCAGCGCGTTTTCTCCTGTACTTCCGCATGCGCCGCGGCTGGGGGATTCGCGATCCCTGGGGATGGCTGTGGCTGATGCGCGAAGTCGCACGGGTCGCGATGCAGTCGTCCTTCAAGCGCACGCCGGTGTCACGCGCCACGATCAAGGCATGGCGCGCGCGGCGGCTCGATCCGCCGCGCTACGATCTGCCGGTGAAGGCATGA